In Cydia fagiglandana chromosome 23, ilCydFagi1.1, whole genome shotgun sequence, the genomic window taCTTCAATTGACATTCCGTAGGTTATGGCGATCGTGCGAGAACCAAATTGGGTCTACCGAGTTTTGCAATTCGGTATGTTTCAAATAGTTTCAATAGATATGTATGAGGTTGAGGCTCGAATGGCCGCGTTATCTGAAATTGGTATATCTTCTAAGTCCATATGAGTTGATGTAATCAAAAGGGCAGTCCGATATGTTTCGTCGCATGATAACAGGGGTTAAACATTATCATTTTTACAGTCTAAAtgacttttataattttacaatccagttgacattttatataccgtaaaacggggtgagttggattcgcggggagagttgggttatgaatggggagagaaggtttgagagggggatgggaagggattttaaggctactgctacaataataatgtattccaatttaaaatggggctatagtaatacgcataataaaaaaaaatcgatccaacaatcttccatgtatttacctttgtatgaaaatccctctcaccccaaatacgaggcactacggggtgaggtgggttttcctctttatcgtcaaagttatgaaatggaaccacccaaaataaaatacaaacgtccgaactacttattatatacaccattcagttttcacatgtaaaaataaaattttatcgaggtttgaaagtcaaatttcacacaactcaccccattttacggtacctaaaagaagcatggcgttccttagtgtcagaggccagtccacttcgggtcgctgcgccacggcagtaagtaagtatataagtaagaggtttgaaagtcaaatttcacccaactcaccccattttacggtaataattttatgaaacaaatctaagtaacattatcctcacaattgtaataatatttgacataacttatttaggtaggtatattaaccaaaactataataataatgtatataatagatgcagaaggcggtaattttggacacggcgcgtattagtacgtcggttcctcactctgcggccctgaccaccggcagcttgggccctgccccgctgccggcggcaccctaggttataggttttttataatgtgttttttattgttttgtgttttatattttatttttatattcatattataaataacctaacttaagagctgtcaccaggctgtatctcacgaaccgtgatagctagacagttaaaattttctgttgccgctataacaacaaatactaaaaacagaataaaataaagatttaaatggggctcccatacaacaaacgtgatttttgaccaaagttaagcaacgtcgggagtggtcagtacttggatgggtgatcgtatttcttttccttttttttttgtttttttttttgcattatggtacggaacccttcgtgcgcgagtccgactcgcacttgcccggttattttagcattagaaataaggtaaacaatcttgatgtgtcttttaattgaaaaacacattttaaaaataagttacggcaaatatgtaacaataatgaatctaaaacgatcatttatattcttctgctttcataagtttttgatttttaaaaggcgtttttcaattaaaagacatgtgaagatcgcttaccttcttgcaagttctttctaatgctaaaaaaaacgtacCCAATAGATAGATAGTTCGTGCCCAATGTCTAAACATGTCACCTAAAGGTCGATGATTTGCCGAGATCAATATACAATCTTGATGGACCATATCATTACTATGTTACCACGAAGGTTCATCTACAATGAAGCCTCAAGTATTCAGTTGAAATCTTCGCTATACTACTTTAACACAAAGCGATAAAGCTCAAAATCGAAATAGTAACAGTATGAAAAGCTCATTTAAAAGTTTGTCAAGTACTCAAAGTTGAACCATTCTATTTGCGCTTTGATAACTCTTACTATGACCGTAATAAAATGAGGTAGAGTTCAAAATTCATTGTTTTTCAGTTTCAAAATTGCATCGCGTACTGGCCGATTTTTGATTGTTGATTTTCTACATATCATTGGTCAAAACATAACACGATCTTAAAACGAAGTAATAGAGGTCAGAGTTGAGTGGATTTAGGTTTTGAAGACGCAAACGCTTTGTAGTTGTGGTCATTGTTAAGTTCGTTGTATAAATAGGCAGTGTTAGTTTGGATTGACACATTCGACAGTTTGTCTTTACATCGTGTTGTATCTCCTAAACTTATTAGGTAGGTTCAACAAATGGTCTAAGAGCGAACTCAAAGGTGCAAGTTAGGAGAATCTGGGAAATCGTGAAAAAGAAATAAAGCTTAGACCTTATTTTTCATCCTATTAAAGGATACGAAGTAgataatttgcaaaaataacatagtttttcaGTTCGTcctctttaattatatttacatgtGTTACTACTTTATACTTACTAGCTAATTCAAATTTTCTCGAAATTTTTTAACTTACTTATTTTTCATATTCTTTCGAACAACGGTCACATCCTAGGTTGACTAGAAGATACCTATCACCTCCTAGCAATGTGACCGCCtgttgtatgtatatgtattaaatatattagattttttatgttgtcattttctgttttcatgaacaataaattaaacttttattgtgtaagaGATGTTACCGAAAactcgtacctacttattaaaatCATTGTGAAATTAATACCAAACATATTATGCTACAAGAATAGTTCATTGAAATTACGAACTTAGGTAAAGATGTGCCAAAATggaatttttaaaaattgcaaAGTTCCCATGAAATATTCTTGGTATTCTTTCCTGCACGTTTATTGCCAAAATTTCTTACGTGCTTTGATTTCTGTGGCACTTGAAATTTACTCCAACGAGGgacgtaaatattaaatgaaacaATCGTCAACAGTTGAGAACATTGATAATCCCTAATGTTATCGAGAACTTTTTAAGTAGAAGCTTGCATGGGCATTTTCTCATTAGTTTCCAGAAATCATCGAAAGTTTTGATAATGTTTTGAAACTTGGACATACTTAGGCCAGTTTTTAACCGATTTCTTTACCCATACGAATGAGATTCTGTATTCGGCCGTGGCTATGTTttaataacatatatttttgtgTTTGTTTCAGATATTAACATATTGATCTCAGAGCAAAAATCATGAAGGTAATtcataaaattcataataaaaattgtaaattcacTTTAAGTAACTTTAACTAAATTTAACAAcaacaatagttattttactTTGAGGGTACCTAAGTAGCTGCTGAAAAATATCTACTGCTAAAAAAGTTACTATAGAACCTAATTGAATTCTGCTAGTACCTACACCATGAtaaggtacctactacctacctatatagtTAAACGTCACTAATTTCGATAACCTACCAATGGTTGCCACCATGCAATGACCCAGTTTACTCCAGCACTTTTTTCCGTGTTTAATATCCAACAAGTTGTCATCAACCATTTGTATTTaactgtacatttttgtatttttcagGCGTTCGTTCctttaatttgtttattgtCCCTGGCGGCCGCCGAACCTCCTCTTGGGTAAGTTGATTAAAATAACTGCCGTGAAtcggggtgaatagggacaaaACTGGGGTGATTTGGaaggcgcgcgaactcgcatgcgattttagttacattgcggactgttggttaaatgggtacgtccaattcaacccaCCGATCAAAAGCCACagtgtaatgaaactcgcatgcaaacatcatcaaacatcaaacatcaacatttattcagcaaataggccacaagggcacttttacacgtcaacattgaatttacacaaaagcaaaaataataacatcaacaattttataaaataaaactaacaattcaatctaacgtattacaattactaagagatgtatatggtctcttaatgtcgaattacatacaaaatacagataaaaaaacacacaaaaaaatctataatatttagaggtgtaaatgtctctaggtgtcagaacgtGTGCGAGTTCtcacatcgtctaaatcagcggTATAGATAGTACAGTGGTTGATACAATTACATGGCCAATTATAAACCTTATTGATAACGTCCCCAAATGTTCAGTTAAGTGTAAATACTGTTGTACATTATAGTCTTACGAGTATTTTTTCGTATTGAGCATAAATTATCATCAATTGCTTTCGTATTGTTGGAAAAATACTTAACTGGTTACTAATTCAAACATTACCCTCCTTCTGACGCAGTcaggtaaaaaataataaattaaaagtataagtatgccattgtacataattatgtagagTTGTGACTCTACATAATTATCCTGACTCTACATTATTACACCAAGTCAATGCCTACAGCTCAGGTGGAGTCTAGTTCAGATAGCAATTACAACACATATATGCAAAATACGTAAAAAATTAACTACCTAACTAATTTTACAATTAATTCCAGCGACGGTTACGCCGCGGCTCGATCAGGCCATGACCACGGACACTCCCACGGTTCCAACCTCGGCCGTTCTCTCTCCACTGAATACGGACCCCCTGGGGCCTCAAGTCGGTCCCTATCCCAAGAATACGGGGCACCCAGCGCTAGAGGTCTCAGCCAAGAGTACGGCGCGCCAAGCGCCAGGGGTCTCTCTCAAGAATACGGGGCACCTAGTGCTCGAGGTCTCTCACAGGAATATGGAGCGCCAAGTGCTAGGGGACTCTCTCAAGAGTACGGAGCTCCAAGCGCCAGGGGACTATCGCAAGAATATGGTGCCCCTAGTGCCAGAGGACTTTCACAAGAGTACGGTGCCCCCAGCGCTAGAGGATTGTCTCAAGAATATGGAGTTCCCAGTGCCCGAAACCCTTCTGAAGAATACGGAGCCCCAAGCGCTCACGGCTTATCCTCTACCTACGGCGCTCCTTCCCAAGACTTCTCCCGTGGACTCTCTCAGGAATACGGAGCTCCTGGACTAAGAAATGCACCTTCAGACTCTTATGGCGCACCTGGCTATAGAAATACCCCTTCGGATTCTTATGGAGCACCCCTGTCTTCTGGTCTTCAAGATTTCCGATCAGCTCCTTCTGAGGCATATGGTGCTCCGTCTGCTAGAAGTTTTGGGTCTCCGTCTCAGAAATATGGCGCTCCTGCTCGTAACTCTTTCCGATCAAACTCGTTATCTCAAGAATATGGCGCTCCTTCCACCCGATCTCAAGGTTTCTCTGGCAGAAACTCTTTCAAATCCACTAAAGGCCGTTCTGGTTACTCTAGCCCTTCGTCTACATACGGTGCTCCTAGTGGAAGGTCTTCTGACTCTTATTCCCAAGGGCATAAGGCTGGTTCTTCGTTCGCAAGCGCCCGTTTGTCGGATACCTATGGAGCGCCCGATGCAAGGAGTCTCTCGGATACCTATGGAGCGCCTGCTTCAAGGAGTCTCTCGGATACCTATGGAGCGCCCGCTGCAAGAAGTCTTTCGGATACTTATGGAGCACCGAACAGCAGATCTGCGGGATTGAAGACTAATGCTTTTGCTTCGTCTTTCGCTTCTGCCAGGTTCGTACAGTGCCAGGTTCCAATAACACCTCTTCAATGTCACTCGTACTAGCTGCTACCTAATTATGCAAAATTTAACCctattactttgaaataaagtgcaatatcaggtgggaaatatattccctctgccttataaaggcttaactCACCATCGGTGGATCTTATGCATTAGCCAATTTACGAGTTTTCAGTTAAATCTTAACCTGGTCTAGTACCTATAGTTGACTCTACCTGATGATTTCAACGGCTCTAAACTCGATCGATATTatgtcatttaatatttttttcgttcACCTTTAGCTATTCAATTCTAAGGTACATATTAAGATTTATCATCTTACCGCAGCCTACTTAATCTTCTTTTTTTCTTGAGTTAAAGTAATTTCTTGACATTTATATTCTTCCCATTGATCTCATATCTAAATAACTATTCTATGCTTTATTACATCATCTCGTTTCAGATCCCCCTCCTCCAAATACGGCGCCCCTTCCCCCTTCGACGCCATGCCGTCCGAACAATACGGCGTTCCTGAGCAGTACGACTCTCTCTCCAGTCAGGGCTACGGGTACGCCAGGGGCGCTCTTGATGAGCTGAACCAGGTTCGTAAACTCTTctggtaccgtaaaacggggtgagtaggtttcgcggggagagttgggttacgaaggtttgagaggggggtgagaagggattttaagtgctacaaaaataatgtattccaatttaaaatggggctatagtaatacgcataataaaaaaaatcgatccaacaatcttccaaaatcacctttgtatgaaaaaccctctcaccccaaatacgaggcactacggggtgacgtgggttttcctctttatcgtcaaagttatgaaatggaactacccaaaataaaataaaaacgtccgaaccacttattatatacaccattcagttttcacatgtaaaaataaaaatgtatcgaggcaactcaccccattttacggtaactaatttaatactaaaatcgtcaaaacaAGATAACCAAAATTCGAACAGCAACTTCTGTTGTGGGTTGATTTAATAATGTTATTAtgagcctgttgtgtcccactgctgggcaaaggcctctcttAAACATTCAAAGCGGTGTAGTAAACGGTGCCAAAAGTTGTTAGTAGACATCAGTAGTTCGCGTTGTTTTTAAACAAGGTTACTTACAATCTGAAGAAAAAGTCGTAACATAAACTGTCGTAACAAGTACTATAGCAATACATAAGCctacttaagtacttactttattGAGGAGTAAAATTATATGAGAAAGTATGACAAATAGTTAAAAATACTCCTCATGTGACTTCGCTGTGTTTAAGCTTTGTATGTATTATAAGCACATACTATGTTATTCCAGGAGCCAGCGAACTACGACTTTGCTTACAAAGTGAACGACTTAGAATCTGGCAGCGACTTCGGGCATTCGGAAACCAGGCAGGAGAACCGCGCTGAAGGCAGCTACTTCGTCGTGTTACCTGACGGCACCAAGCAGGTAAGAAACTATAGTACAAAGTGAAGGACTTTGAATCTGGCAGCGACTTAGGACAGAAACCAGGCAAGAGAACCGCGCTGAAGGCAGCTACTTCGTCGTCTTACCTGATGGCACCAAGCAGGTAAGAAACTATAGTACAAAGTGAAGGACTTTGAATCTGGCAGCGACTTCGGGCAGAAACCAGGCAAGAGAACCGCGCTGAAGGCAGCTACTTCGTCGTCTTACCTGATGGCACCAAGCAGGTAAGAAACTATAGTACAAAGTGAAGGACTTTGAATCTGGCAGCGACTTCGGGCAGAAACCAGGCAGGAGAACCGCGCTGAAGGCAGCTACTTCGTCGTCTTACCTGATGGCACCAAGCAGGTAAGAAACTATAGTACAAAGTGAAGGACTTTGAATCTGGCAGCGACTTAGGACAGAAACCAGACAAGAGAACCGCGCTGAAGGCAGCTACTTCGTCGTCTTACCTGATGGCACCAAGCAGGTAAGAAACTATAGTACAAAGTGAAGGACTTTGAATCTGGCAGCGACTTAGGGCAGAAACCAGGCAAGAGAACCGCGCTGAAGGCAGCTACTTCGTCGTGTTACCTTGTAAGAA contains:
- the LOC134675750 gene encoding pro-resilin-like, yielding MKAFVPLICLLSLAAAEPPLGDGYAAARSGHDHGHSHGSNLGRSLSTEYGPPGASSRSLSQEYGAPSARGLSQEYGAPSARGLSQEYGAPSARGLSQEYGAPSARGLSQEYGAPSARGLSQEYGAPSARGLSQEYGAPSARGLSQEYGVPSARNPSEEYGAPSAHGLSSTYGAPSQDFSRGLSQEYGAPGLRNAPSDSYGAPGYRNTPSDSYGAPLSSGLQDFRSAPSEAYGAPSARSFGSPSQKYGAPARNSFRSNSLSQEYGAPSTRSQGFSGRNSFKSTKGRSGYSSPSSTYGAPSGRSSDSYSQGHKAGSSFASARLSDTYGAPDARSLSDTYGAPASRSLSDTYGAPAARSLSDTYGAPNSRSAGLKTNAFASSFASARSPSSKYGAPSPFDAMPSEQYGVPEQYDSLSSQGYGYARGALDELNQEPANYDFAYKVNDLESGSDFGHSETRQENRAEGSYFVVLPDGTKQVVEYEADERGFKPRISVEPAAGYDDNANNIGRSGDGPY